In the genome of Hippoglossus hippoglossus isolate fHipHip1 chromosome 4, fHipHip1.pri, whole genome shotgun sequence, one region contains:
- the LOC117759853 gene encoding cocaine- and amphetamine-regulated transcript protein-like encodes MVSGRMLLLSASCWLLVFVGSCEERREERPHEDDAAKIQEEKELIEALQEVLEKLKSKQLPSTEKKLGWLPSCDAGEQCALRKGSRIGKLCGCPRETICNFNVLKCL; translated from the exons ATGGTCAGCGGCAGGATGCTGCTGCTAAGCGCCTCCTGCTGGCTGCTGGTTTTTGTAGGGAGCTGTGAGGAGCGGAGAGAGGAGCGACCACATGAGGACGACGCCGCAAAGatacaggaggagaaagaactG ATTGAAGCTCTACAGGAAGTTCTGGAGAAGTTAAAGAGCAAACAGCTGCCGTCGACGGAGAAGAAACTCGGCTGGCTTCCTTCA tgtgatgcaggcgAGCAGTGTGCGCTGCGTAAAGGCTCGAGGATCGGGAAGCTGTGTGGATGTCCCAGAGAAACCATCTGTAACTTCAATGTCCTCAAATGTCTGTAG